Within Novosphingobium resinovorum, the genomic segment GCCATCCTCGCCAGCCACGACCAGAACGAGGCGGAAGCCGAAATCTCCCACCGCATGAACCTGCTGGGTCGCCGTGCGACGCCCGAAGACGTAGCGGGGGCAGCCCTGTTCCTTGCCGGAGGCTGGCTCGACAGCGGCCAGACGCTCTACGTCGATTCCGGACAGCACCTGCTGGCCCAGGAACGTGATGTGCTGTTTCTGGCGCGGGAGTAAGGATTGTGCATTTATCAACACAAGCCCCCTTGCATGCGGGTAATTACCCCCGCACAAACCCCTGATGGCACTCGGCATACTTGACCGCTTCCTCGAGCGCGGCGTCCGACAGGGCGTGCTCGAACTGGCCCGCCCCGACGGCTCCCTCCGTCGCTTTGGAACCCCCGCAGAAGGCTTTCCCCACGTCCGCATCCGCCTGACCGACAAGGGCGCCGAACGCCGCATCCTGCGCGATCCGCGCCTGGGCGCCGCCGAAGCCTTCATGGACGGTCAGCTCGAAGTCGAGCAGGGCGACATCATGGACCTCGTCTACCTGCTGCGCGCCAACGCGCGGTGGGACAAGGGCGGCGAACTGAAGGAGCATACCCCGCTCAAGAAGGTGGTCGGCAAGGTCGTCACTCTCGTCGACGGCATCAACCGCGCCGCCAGCGCCAAGAAGAACATCGCCCACCACTACGACGTGGGCAACGACCTCTACAACCTGTTCCTCGACATCGAGCACATGCAGTATTCCTGCGCCTACTGGCCCAGCGACGACATCACGCTGGAGCAGGCGCAGACCGCCAAGCTCGCCCACATCGCCGCCAAGCTGGCGATCGAGCCGGGCCAGAAAGTGCTCGACATCGGCTGCGGCTGGGGCGGCATGGCGATCTATCTCGCCAAACACTTCGACGTTTCGGTCAAGGGCATCACGCTCTCCGAGGAACAGCTGGTGCTGGCCCGCCAGCGCGCCGTGGAAGCGGGCGTCTCGGGCCGCATCGACTTCGAGTTGATCGACTACCGCGACCTCGCCGCGCGCGGCGACAAGTTCGAGCGGATCGTCTCGGTCGGCATGTTCGAGCACGTCGGCCAGGCCCAGTTCGACCGCTTCTTCCGCGACTGCGCGACGATGCTGGACGACGAGGGCGTGATGCTGATGCACACCATCGGCCGCATGGGCGGGCCCGGCTCGACCGACGCCTTCACCCGCAAGTACATCTTCCCCGGCGGCTACATCCCGGCGCTGAGCGAGACGGTGGAGGCCAGCGAAAAGGTCCGCCTGATCGCCACCGACGTGGAGAACCTGCGCCTCCACTACGCCAAGACCCTGCGCGAATGGTACAAGCGCTGCGTCGCCAACAAGGAGGCCATCGTCAAGCTGCATGACGAGCGCTTCTACCGCATGTGGATCTTCTACCTCTCCGGCGCGACCGCCGCCTTCGAGAGCGGCGGCATGTGCAACTACCAGATCCAGTACACCCGTTCGCGCCACGCCCTGCCCCTCACCCGCGACTACATCACGGAAGGAGAGAAAGTGCTGCTGGGCGCGTAAACGTTGCGAAGTTTGGGCGCACCTGCTAGCCGCGCGCCCAAACTTCCACCGCTCATGCCGCGAAAGCCCGTGCCCATGTCCGACAGCATCAAGAAGGTCGTCCTCGCCTACTCCGGCGGCCTCGACACCAGCGTCATCCTCAAGTGGCTCCAGGTCACCTACAACTGCGAGGTGGTGACCTTCACCGCCGACCTCGGCCAGGGTGAGGAACTCGAACCCGCCCGTGCCAAGGCCAAGCTGATGGGCCTGCCGGACGAGAACATCTACATCGACGACCTGCGCGAGGAATTCGTGCGCGACTTCGTGTTCCCGATGATGCGCGCCAATGCCCGCTACGAAGGCGACTATCTCCTCGGCACCTCGATCGCCCGCCCGCTGATCTCCAAGCGCCTGATCGAGATCGCCCACGAGACCGGCGCCGATGCCGTCGCGCACGGCGCCACCGGCAAGGGCAACGACCAGGTCCGCTTCGAACTCTCGGCCTATGCGCTCGACCCGAACATCAAGGTCATCGCCCCCTGGCGCGAGTGGGACCTGACCAGCCGCACCGCCCTCATCCAGTGGGCCGAGCAGCACCAGATCCCCGTCCCCAAGGACAAGCGCGGCGAAAGCCCCTTCTCGACCGACGCCAACCTCCTGCACACCTCGTCCGAGGGCAAGGTGCTGGAAGATCCGTGGGAAGAGACTCCTGACTACGTCTACTCGCGCACCGTCAACCCGGAAGACGCGCCGGATGCGCCCGAATACATCACCATCGACTTCGAGAAGGGTGACGGCGTCGCCCTCAACGGCGTGGCGATGAGCCCGGCCACCCTCCTCACCCAGCTGAACGAGCTGGGCCGCAAGCACGGCATCGGCCGCCTCGACCTCGTCGAGAACCGCTTCGTCGGCATGAAGTCGCGCGGCATGTACGAGACGCCGGGCGGCGAGATCTACGCCCGCGCCCATCGCGGCATCGAGCAGATCACGCTCGACCGCGGCGCCGCTCACCTCAAGGACGAGCTGATGCCGAAGTACGCGGAGCTCATCTACAACGGCTTCTGGTTCGCCCCTGAGCGCGAGATGCTGCAGGCCGCGATCGACCACAGCCAGGCCCGCGTCAACGGCACCGTGCGCCTCAAGCTCTACAAGGGCTGTGCCTCGGTCGTCGGCCGCAAGAGCGCCGACTCGCTCTACTCCGAACGCCACGTCACGTTCGAGGACGATGCCGGCGCCTACGACCAGAAGGATGCGGCGGGCTTCATCAAGCTCAACGCCCTTCGCCTGCGCCTGCTGGCCCAGCGTGACGCCAAGTAAACATTGCCCCTAGGTTAACAGAGTCCGGCGGCCCGTTGCCAAAGCGCGACGGGCCGCTTTTGCCTATATGGCCTTCGGGGAACCGCACAGGTAGGACTCCCGCCATCGTCAACGACGAAGCGGGGTAAGTTTTGCAAGTTCGAGCCGTAAGCCTGATGGCGCTGTGCGCTGCCGTCGTCCTGCCCTTCGCAGGCCCCGCTCAGGCCGAAGCCCCGGTAGCTTCGCAAGCTCTCGTTCTTGCTCCTGTCGCTGGCGTCAACGCCGTCGCCGCCGCAGAAGTTCCCGCCGTCCTCACCGCGCCCGAAGACGACGACATCCAGGTCACCCCCATCGCGGGCGGCATCGCCAGCTTCTACGGCCGCCACCTCAAGGGCGCCCGCACCGCCAGCGGCGAACGCTACGCGCCCGACGGACTGACCGCCGCGCACCGCACCCTGCCCTTCGGCACGCAAGTGCAGGTCACCAATCCAGCCAATGGCGAAGTCGTCGTCGTCACCATCAACGATCGCGGCCCCTTCCACGGCAACCGCGTGATCGACCTGTCCGACGCCGCCGCCGACGAACTCGGCATCACCCGCATGGGCAGCGGCAAGGTCGAACTGGCCGTCCTCGGCAACTGAGGCTGGGTTTTTCTGCGGGGGCTTCGATGCTTCGACAGGCTCAGCACTCAGCCTGAGCGGAATTGATAGCATCCATCACAATCCCCGCTCACCCTGAGCTTGTCGAAGGGTGGATAGCACCGCCGCCTGATCTGAAGGAAAAAGGTCGGCCGGCGCAGCTGGGAGGGGGTGGGGGAAGCGCCGCGCCGGCCTTCACACTCGATAACAGCGCAGCGGGACAACCGTTCCCGGACCCCATGCACTTTTGCCGAACCGTGCTTCCCCATCGACGAGGCGCGAGCAGGTTTACACGGTTTACACAGTCCAGAGCGCTAACTCCGGCCCCGCCCCCGAGCGACTTGTACTCCATCGGCGCCGCGCCCTCCCCGCCCGAGAGCGCCCCGTCCACCCGGGCGAAAGCGCGCGCCTGCCAGCGATCCCACTGCGCGCCGCTCTCGCGCAGGAAAGGCCCGCGCACCGGCGCCTCCGGATAGTCCGGCGCCTCCCCCGCGTCCCCGGCTGCCGCCTCCTCATCGTCCAGCGGCTGCACGTACCCGGCCGCGGCATCGATCGCATCCACCGCGTCGAGCCACGCCTCCCGCGCATCGCCGAACCGCGCCTCCCCCGCCGCCGCGACATAGTCCGCCCGCTCCGGAGGCAACGCCGCGCCCTCCTCCATCCCCGGCACATCCACACAAGGCGCCTCCCCGGCGACGAGCGCCAGCACCTCGTCGAACCGCTCGGCCAGAGCCTCATGCCCCTCCCCCGCCACATCGAGCCGCGCCAGATGCGCCAGCAACAACCGCGAGTCATACCGCCGCCGCACCCCGACCAGCTCCCCCCGGAACCACACCGCCTCATCCACCCCGTCGAGCGCCCGCGTCGCCAGCACCTCCTCGACATGCCGCCGCGCCAGCACCAGAGCCGCCGTCCACGCATCCGCAAACACCGCATCGCGCCGCCGCAGCAGATAAGCCGAAGTCCGGCTCATCCCCACGAAAGCACACGCGGCCCGCACGTCGCCCTTCTGCGAGAGTTGGTCGAGGAACCGCACCTTGCGGTCGGCGTCCCACGCCGTGTGCGAGACATAGGGAGAAGGAGAAGAGAAAATGCGAGGGCCATCGCCCTCGCGCTCCCGGACCCTTTCCGTCGCGCCCGAGGCCGACGAAGCGCCCGCCTGCTCGCCCGGAATACCAATGTCGCGCGAGGCGGGAACCCACCCCCGCCCGAACCGAGGCGCACCCTGTTCCTCCCCCTGCGGGGGAGGGGGACCATCTCCGCTCACCCTGAGCTTGTCGAAGGGAGGATGGTGGAGGGGCACAGGGTCGAGAGGCACAGGCCGATCCCCCGCCCCACCGTCGACACCGAAGCTGCTGGAAAAGTCCGTCATCGTCCACCTCGCGCAAGAGGAAAGCCACGAAAGGCCACGACGCAGCCCGGACAGGCGCGTCGTGGGGGACGGATTAGTTATCGTATGTGGGGGAGTGTAGGAAAGGGAAAGAAACTCACTTAAAACGGCTTTACGACTTACAAGCATCTAGCCTATCATTGATCTCATAATTACATACTTAGGGCAAAAATGGTCAGCTGGGTTTCTCTCAAGTTTTCAAAAAATCGTGTCAATCGGGCTGGAAATGCCATAGGTTCTGGTAATTCTAGCGAAGAAGATATCGAAGCAATTGAGAACTGGCGGGCATCGCACGCTTATATTCTTAATACATTTCAAGCTAACTTACGCGACAGAACTCGAAACTCAGATGCTGTTGTGGGAACTAGGGCGTGGACTCATTACGCATTGCACCACAGCCTGACGCATATGAGCTTGATGGCCGCGAGATAGTTGGCAGCATCCTTGTCATATCGGGTGGCGATGCCCCGGAACTGCTTGATCCGATTGAAGAAGCGCTCGACGAGATTACGCTGGCGGTAGAGCCATGACGAGAAGCCGAAGCGCTGCTTACGGTTGGAGCGGTTGGGAATGTTGGCCCAGATGTTTCTGGCCGCGGCCGCCTCGCGAATGGCCGTGCTGTCATAGCCCTTATCACCGAGCAGGGTGGCACCCTCGGGAATGGCCTCGATCAGCGCTTCAGCTTCGCATGCATCATGGACCTGGCCACCCGTCAGTCGCAGTCCGACAGGACGTCCATCAGCGTCGACAAGAGCGTGGAGTTTGGTCGTAAGGCCGCCCCGGGAACGTCCCATGCCATGATCGCTGGATCCCCCTTTTTGCCCGTCGCACCGTGCTGGTGGACGCGCATGCAAGTGGAATCGATCATCACCAACTCGCCGTTGAAACCGGCGGAAACCGCCGCCAACAATCGGTCCCACACTCCAGCCTTTCGCCAGCGGATGAACCGGTTGTAGCAGGTCGTCGACGGACCATAGCGTTCCGGGACCTCTGCCCACGGAGCACCAGAACGGAAACGCCAAAGTATCCCGTTCAGCACCCGGCGGTCATCGACGCGGCGCACTCCACGCGGCTTGTTGGGCAGCAACGGCTTGAGGATGAGCCATTCCTTGTCCGTCAGTTCATATCGCCACCGCGTCATACGCCCTCCGTTTCCGAAGGCCGCCTGAATCACGCCAAGGCCGACAACTCAACCCGATTTATGAGTTTGCGCCCTAGGCTCAAACGCCGCCCAACAATCGAGAACAAATTGCGTCGATTTCCGGACATGCAGTTATCGCGAATGCACGATATCGCCGGATGTCGTATCATCTTTCCTACGGTCGAAGAGCTATTAGATTTCCGCGCTCACTTTCATAAAGCACGCTTTAAGCACAAGCGAAGAGGAGCAGGACAGGAGGGAAGATGGAACTACCTTACTCACCCTAAGCCTGATGGATACCGTGGCATTCACGAAGTATATGAATATGATGTTCGATCTGAGGGCGGAAAAACCTGGAATGGTTTGAATGTAGAAATACAATTCCGAACTATCATCCAACATGCTTGGTCTACTGCAGTTGAAGTTGCCGGCCTCCTAACTCACGACAAACCTAAATTTGGCCAAGGCAATGAAATTCTGATAGAGCAGTTCAGATTAGCGAGCGAGCTTTTAGCACGGCGCTATGAAGGCAGCACATCCTGCTATCCGGATATTCCGCTCGAAAATCTTATTGATAGATTTCATTTCTGCGAAATAGAAACACGAATAATCGATCTATTTAGGCGCGTAAATACCAAAGTCGTGGACATCGATTTTCGCAAGAATAATATTCTTGTGTTTCCATATGTTCCAGAAAATGAAGAAAATGCAAGCAACCTCGAAGTGTATTCCTACAGCAATGTATTTCGCGCAATCCAAAGATACAACGAACTAGAAGACGAACTTCAAAATAAGGCAGATGTTGTTTTAGTCCGAGCAGATACTTTCGAAAATGTCAGAGTGACATTTAGAAATTATTTTGCAGACACAACTGACTTCGTGAGCCTTCTTGACGGTGCCGTTCAATTTTGAAAGGGAGCGCGAGGGCGATGGCCCTCGCATTTTTGCCTTCTCTCTCCCCCTTCGCCTGAATTGCCTGTGCCCCTCCACCATCCTTCGGATGGTTCCCCTCCCCGGAACGGGGAGGAATGGGTCACCACTTGGTGCCGGTTTCGGCGATCGCTTCCAGCAGTGCCTGCTTGGACGCGGTCCGGCGTTTGCCTTCGTTGCGGGGGACGACGATTTCGGGCGCAGCGGCGCGGCGGCGGGCGATGCTTTGCGCCAGCGTTTCGAGCGTCAGTGGCTCACGCTTCGTCTGCAAGGTCTTGAAGGCCATGGCCGCCAGCCGTTTCCTCTGAAATCCGCCGTTCCATATAGGCCAAGTCGAGGTCTTCGCAAAGGCCGTAGAGCGCCCTCGCCTGTCCGAGCATGTCGGGGGCGCTACCCGAGGCGTACTGGCCCATGCGGTCGGCGATGATGTCTTCGGGCGCGATGATGGCGACGTCACCGTCAGCGTCGAGTTCGAGGATGCGGACCATGGCGCGGTCGGCCATGCCGTCGAGCAGGGTGTCGGAGACGACTTCGAAGCCGAGGCCGAGTTCGGGGTGGACCCAGCCGCGCGTGGCCTTGCCGGCGCCGGTGGGCCGCTGGAATCCGAAGCGGACCAACTGTTCTTCGAGCAGATCCTGCCGCCCGCAGGACAAGTCGAAATCGCCGGTGGTGACTTGCCCGCCGGTATAGATTTCGACCGCCGCGCCGCCGACGAGGATCGG encodes:
- a CDS encoding SAM-dependent methyltransferase, which codes for MALGILDRFLERGVRQGVLELARPDGSLRRFGTPAEGFPHVRIRLTDKGAERRILRDPRLGAAEAFMDGQLEVEQGDIMDLVYLLRANARWDKGGELKEHTPLKKVVGKVVTLVDGINRAASAKKNIAHHYDVGNDLYNLFLDIEHMQYSCAYWPSDDITLEQAQTAKLAHIAAKLAIEPGQKVLDIGCGWGGMAIYLAKHFDVSVKGITLSEEQLVLARQRAVEAGVSGRIDFELIDYRDLAARGDKFERIVSVGMFEHVGQAQFDRFFRDCATMLDDEGVMLMHTIGRMGGPGSTDAFTRKYIFPGGYIPALSETVEASEKVRLIATDVENLRLHYAKTLREWYKRCVANKEAIVKLHDERFYRMWIFYLSGATAAFESGGMCNYQIQYTRSRHALPLTRDYITEGEKVLLGA
- a CDS encoding argininosuccinate synthase, producing MSDSIKKVVLAYSGGLDTSVILKWLQVTYNCEVVTFTADLGQGEELEPARAKAKLMGLPDENIYIDDLREEFVRDFVFPMMRANARYEGDYLLGTSIARPLISKRLIEIAHETGADAVAHGATGKGNDQVRFELSAYALDPNIKVIAPWREWDLTSRTALIQWAEQHQIPVPKDKRGESPFSTDANLLHTSSEGKVLEDPWEETPDYVYSRTVNPEDAPDAPEYITIDFEKGDGVALNGVAMSPATLLTQLNELGRKHGIGRLDLVENRFVGMKSRGMYETPGGEIYARAHRGIEQITLDRGAAHLKDELMPKYAELIYNGFWFAPEREMLQAAIDHSQARVNGTVRLKLYKGCASVVGRKSADSLYSERHVTFEDDAGAYDQKDAAGFIKLNALRLRLLAQRDAK
- a CDS encoding septal ring lytic transglycosylase RlpA family protein, with product MALCAAVVLPFAGPAQAEAPVASQALVLAPVAGVNAVAAAEVPAVLTAPEDDDIQVTPIAGGIASFYGRHLKGARTASGERYAPDGLTAAHRTLPFGTQVQVTNPANGEVVVVTINDRGPFHGNRVIDLSDAAADELGITRMGSGKVELAVLGN
- a CDS encoding IS5 family transposase (programmed frameshift), with translation MTRWRYELTDKEWLILKPLLPNKPRGVRRVDDRRVLNGILWRFRSGAPWAEVPERYGPSTTCYNRFIRWRKAGVWDRLLAAVSAGFNGELVMIDSTCMRVHQHGATGKKGDPSDHGMGRSRGGLTTKLHALVDADGRPVGLRLTGGQVHDACEAEALIEAIPEGATLLGDKGYDSTAIREAAAARNIWANIPNRSNRKQRFGFSSWLYRQRNLVERFFNRIKQFRGIATRYDKDAANYLAAIKLICVRLWCNA
- a CDS encoding RelA/SpoT domain-containing protein, whose amino-acid sequence is MSLRPRLKRRPTIENKLRRFPDMQLSRMHDIAGCRIIFPTVEELLDFRAHFHKARFKHKRRGAGQEGRWNYLTHPKPDGYRGIHEVYEYDVRSEGGKTWNGLNVEIQFRTIIQHAWSTAVEVAGLLTHDKPKFGQGNEILIEQFRLASELLARRYEGSTSCYPDIPLENLIDRFHFCEIETRIIDLFRRVNTKVVDIDFRKNNILVFPYVPENEENASNLEVYSYSNVFRAIQRYNELEDELQNKADVVLVRADTFENVRVTFRNYFADTTDFVSLLDGAVQF